Proteins from a genomic interval of Nitrospirota bacterium:
- a CDS encoding ChaN family lipoprotein translates to MKFLTISLFFFSLFSASFGEAAEKIPFYDLRVSVDVQNGLLKGKAIIQFYENVKKDIALAHLEILSVKHNGDEYKPEIIDNVIQVKGTGVFEITYEGRFNTEVRNSLLQHSVNAKHNFITEKEVVLLREWYPFFDGLANYRLKAILPKGFTAISEADEITMAEKEQGTEYSFEFTHPLNALTLIAGRYYEVKKNFQEIDVYGYFLPEDRDFAETYIRNAIKYLKLYNDLLYPYPYKRFSIVKTIQPASYSMPTFVVFGEDVFSLLDENLFSRQIVSQWFGNSVYIDHREGNWADGLTAYLSDHFISEEKNEGWRYRKRLLTEYVNFVDPLSEISLRDFKAGNGFSAKAIGQGKSAMLFHMLKNLIGKEAFYSGLKEFIKNNQFKNASWDDICETFEKIADKDLSWFFDQWLNRKGFPNLEISEAKELVLKGIPTATFEIIQKNEPYTLDIVVEIKTDQSVIYQTLHLEKEREYFEIPVQGSIKEIIFDREYNIMRKITDKENHPVISTLFREGKKYIVVSDNNTKIFEEFIRIFEKKGFISINENDITNEEIKTIASLIVLNINNQVIQRLFGNIKDTGSGFFLSIKKNPLNTSNVLAVVHADSKEEVDLAAEKIVHFLDYSFVRFGKGVIVEKRTDDSENGIVVNLYEPIKVIQPKSGQTLDEIIENILDKPIIYVGERHTNYEDHKVQLKIIMSLHEKGHKFAIGMEMFQKPFQKFIDDYISGVINEKEFLKETQYFSRWQFDYNLYREIVEFAKAKNIPVIALNQWSEIVRKVATEGIDSLSDIEKIVIPNNMDMSDEDYKEMLKDIFNQHANKEIKSFDTFHQSQILWDETMAHSIHDFMEKNPGYQMVVLAGVGHIMYDYGIPKRVFRLNGKEYITLIPYTGSIDENIGHFIFLPSKQQAPVTLKLGISLKKTDSWIKVEKVIPGSIAKSAGLKKGDIIVSLDDWEVEEIEDIRIFMSDKKRGEKIKIKILRKGFLSGYKEYEFAVSL, encoded by the coding sequence ATGAAATTTCTCACTATATCTTTATTTTTTTTCAGTTTGTTTTCTGCATCTTTTGGAGAAGCCGCAGAGAAAATACCCTTTTATGATTTAAGAGTTTCTGTTGATGTCCAGAATGGACTCTTAAAAGGAAAGGCTATTATCCAATTCTATGAAAATGTAAAAAAAGACATCGCGCTAGCGCATCTTGAAATACTGTCAGTAAAACATAACGGAGATGAGTATAAGCCTGAAATAATCGACAATGTCATACAAGTCAAAGGGACAGGGGTTTTTGAGATTACGTATGAAGGCAGATTCAATACTGAGGTTCGAAACTCTCTCTTACAACATTCGGTGAATGCAAAACATAACTTTATTACAGAAAAAGAGGTAGTATTATTGAGAGAGTGGTATCCATTTTTTGATGGGTTGGCTAATTATCGCTTGAAAGCGATACTTCCGAAGGGATTTACTGCCATCTCAGAGGCAGATGAGATCACAATGGCAGAAAAAGAACAGGGGACTGAATACTCATTTGAATTTACGCATCCTTTAAATGCTTTAACACTTATAGCAGGAAGATACTATGAAGTTAAAAAAAATTTTCAAGAGATAGATGTTTATGGTTATTTTCTTCCAGAAGATAGAGATTTTGCAGAGACATATATCAGAAATGCTATAAAATATCTGAAACTATACAACGATTTGCTTTATCCTTATCCGTATAAAAGATTTTCAATTGTCAAAACAATACAGCCAGCAAGCTATTCAATGCCTACATTTGTAGTTTTTGGAGAGGATGTTTTCTCTCTTTTAGATGAAAATTTATTCAGCCGTCAGATTGTATCCCAATGGTTTGGAAATTCCGTTTATATTGATCACAGAGAAGGCAATTGGGCAGATGGATTAACTGCTTACCTATCTGATCACTTTATAAGTGAAGAGAAAAATGAAGGATGGCGATATAGGAAGAGATTGCTTACAGAATACGTAAATTTTGTTGACCCGCTGAGTGAGATTTCACTGAGGGATTTTAAAGCTGGCAATGGATTTTCTGCAAAAGCAATAGGTCAGGGGAAATCTGCTATGCTGTTCCATATGCTGAAAAATCTTATCGGTAAAGAGGCTTTCTATAGTGGACTCAAAGAGTTTATCAAAAATAACCAATTCAAAAATGCATCATGGGATGATATCTGTGAGACCTTTGAAAAAATTGCGGACAAAGACCTTTCCTGGTTTTTTGATCAATGGCTGAACCGCAAAGGGTTCCCCAATTTAGAGATCAGTGAAGCGAAGGAATTAGTTTTGAAAGGAATTCCTACAGCAACATTCGAGATAATACAGAAAAATGAACCTTATACGCTTGATATAGTGGTAGAGATTAAGACAGATCAAAGTGTCATATATCAAACACTCCATCTTGAAAAAGAAAGAGAATATTTTGAGATTCCTGTTCAGGGTTCAATTAAAGAGATAATTTTTGACAGAGAATACAATATAATGCGAAAGATTACTGATAAAGAAAATCATCCTGTTATATCAACCCTTTTTAGAGAAGGGAAAAAATATATTGTTGTTTCTGATAATAATACAAAAATATTTGAAGAGTTCATACGTATCTTCGAAAAAAAGGGGTTTATTTCAATAAACGAAAATGATATTACCAATGAAGAAATAAAAACAATAGCATCATTAATTGTTTTAAATATTAATAATCAGGTTATACAGAGGCTTTTTGGAAATATAAAAGATACAGGTTCAGGTTTCTTTCTTTCTATTAAGAAGAATCCTTTAAATACCTCAAATGTCCTGGCTGTTGTGCATGCAGACTCTAAAGAAGAGGTTGATCTTGCAGCAGAGAAAATAGTCCATTTTTTGGACTACTCATTCGTTCGATTTGGAAAAGGTGTTATTGTTGAGAAGAGAACAGACGATTCCGAAAACGGCATAGTAGTAAATTTATACGAACCTATCAAGGTAATCCAGCCTAAAAGTGGACAGACACTCGATGAAATTATTGAAAATATACTCGATAAACCCATTATTTATGTGGGTGAAAGGCATACGAATTATGAAGATCATAAGGTGCAACTTAAGATAATCATGAGCCTGCACGAAAAAGGGCATAAATTTGCTATCGGGATGGAAATGTTTCAAAAACCTTTTCAAAAATTTATTGATGACTATATATCTGGAGTCATAAATGAAAAGGAATTTTTAAAAGAAACTCAATATTTCAGCAGATGGCAGTTTGATTATAATCTATATCGTGAAATTGTAGAATTTGCAAAGGCAAAGAATATTCCTGTTATAGCATTGAATCAATGGTCAGAGATTGTGAGGAAGGTTGCCACCGAAGGTATTGATTCTCTGAGCGATATCGAAAAAATAGTGATACCGAATAATATGGATATGTCTGATGAGGATTACAAGGAGATGCTCAAAGATATTTTTAATCAACATGCGAATAAGGAGATTAAAAGTTTTGACACTTTCCACCAGTCCCAGATACTGTGGGATGAGACCATGGCTCATTCCATTCATGATTTTATGGAAAAGAATCCTGGATATCAGATGGTTGTTCTCGCAGGCGTTGGACACATAATGTACGATTATGGAATTCCAAAAAGAGTATTTAGATTGAATGGAAAGGAATATATTACGCTAATACCCTATACTGGTTCAATTGACGAAAATATCGGACATTTCATCTTTTTACCATCCAAGCAGCAAGCCCCGGTTACATTGAAACTCGGTATAAGTTTGAAAAAGACAGATAGTTGGATCAAGGTTGAGAAGGTAATTCCAGGAAGCATAGCAAAGTCTGCTGGACTTAAGAAAGGAGACATAATTGTTTCTCTCGATGATTGGGAAGTTGAGGAGATAGAAGATATTCGCATCTTTATGTCTGATAAAAAACGTGGGGAAAAGATTAAGATCAAGATATTAAGGAAAGGTTTTTTATCAGGCTACAAAGAATATGAATTTGCTGTTAGCCTCTGA
- a CDS encoding Slp family lipoprotein yields MKIYSLRFITFFLFISLFSCEPVLRHDIMNTAIRDISFSDINKDPAQFKEKLFVLGGIIVDTKAMPEGSLIEAIYIPVDARGYLKGVSKLHNRFFALFPKENGLLDPLIFSRNREITIAGEFMELRQGKIDEMDYLYPLFIIKEIYLWPETRDYYLYPVYYEPFPYRWYYPYWWNGPYWRLRYPGLYYWW; encoded by the coding sequence ATGAAAATATATAGCTTACGGTTCATAACTTTTTTTCTATTCATATCTCTCTTTTCCTGTGAACCTGTTCTAAGACACGATATCATGAATACAGCAATCAGGGACATCTCATTTTCTGATATAAACAAAGATCCAGCTCAATTTAAGGAAAAACTATTTGTTCTTGGGGGTATTATCGTAGACACAAAAGCTATGCCTGAAGGCTCTTTAATAGAGGCGATTTACATCCCTGTTGATGCACGTGGATATCTGAAGGGAGTTAGCAAATTACACAATAGATTTTTTGCATTATTTCCAAAGGAAAACGGTTTATTAGATCCTTTGATTTTCAGTCGTAATAGAGAAATAACCATTGCCGGAGAATTTATGGAACTAAGACAGGGGAAAATAGATGAAATGGATTATCTATATCCACTGTTTATAATAAAAGAAATTTATCTTTGGCCAGAAACAAGGGATTATTATTTATACCCTGTCTATTATGAACCATTTCCATACAGATGGTATTATCCTTACTGGTGGAATGGACCATACTGGAGACTTAGATATCCAGGCTTATATTACTGGTGGTAA
- a CDS encoding DUF2207 domain-containing protein, producing the protein MKRVFFHKICLLGVFFVLFAISSASSYASERILSFHSDITVHLDSSMTVRETITVRSEGNKILHGIYRDFPVVYKDRFGNRYVVGFEIIEVLKNGFPEPYHIKNISNGKRVYIGHKDVLIPPGEYIYTFSYKTNRQLGFFKDHDELYWNVTGNGWEFPIDKASATVFLPLEASKNILFTEGYTGPSGSIAKNFTYSIDPSGLITFTTSKPLNEYEGLTIVVAWPKGIVKEPDVYTKIIYFFSDNKRILLAISGLLLIILYYIAVWIKVGRDPEQGIIVTHYTPPGNMSPAVMRYITNMGYDDRTFASAIINMAVKGHLKIFDNNGEYTIQKNDKADQSLTPEEDLLMKNLLGSQKNLEFKKSNHQKIRSAINALRNYLRIKFEKIYFITNVRYFVIGLLLTLALLIVNGISESQSKDRLPVFLFIIFWLTMWSFAVAALLSETLKSWKYGFKNRGSNILRKGGAVSITFFTIPFVAGEIFGLGILWFSTSLSMILLLVIAIGINYLFSQLLKAPTLAGRKILDAIEGFKRFLLATEKDRLNILNPPEKTPALFEKYLPYALALNIEQEWAEKFADVLSSSSEVTTKRVYSPSWYYGNISGLSADRLTSFGNSLSDAISSSSTPPGSRSGGGSGGGGSSGGGGGGGGGGGW; encoded by the coding sequence CTGAAAAGAGTATTTTTCCATAAAATCTGCCTTCTCGGCGTTTTCTTTGTTCTGTTTGCAATATCATCTGCTTCTTCATATGCATCCGAACGTATTCTTAGTTTTCACAGTGACATCACTGTTCATTTAGACTCGTCCATGACTGTAAGAGAAACAATTACTGTCAGAAGTGAAGGAAACAAAATACTTCATGGTATTTACCGCGATTTCCCTGTTGTCTATAAAGATAGATTCGGAAACAGATATGTTGTGGGATTTGAAATTATTGAAGTGCTTAAAAATGGTTTTCCAGAGCCATATCATATTAAAAATATATCAAACGGAAAACGAGTATATATAGGCCACAAGGATGTTCTTATTCCTCCCGGTGAATATATTTATACATTTAGCTACAAAACAAATCGTCAACTTGGTTTCTTTAAAGATCACGACGAACTTTACTGGAACGTAACAGGAAATGGATGGGAGTTCCCTATAGATAAAGCCTCTGCAACTGTTTTTCTACCTTTAGAGGCTTCAAAAAATATTTTATTTACTGAAGGTTATACAGGCCCATCTGGTTCAATTGCTAAAAATTTCACATATTCCATTGATCCTTCAGGACTTATTACTTTTACTACATCAAAGCCACTGAATGAGTATGAAGGTCTTACCATTGTAGTTGCGTGGCCTAAAGGTATTGTTAAAGAACCTGACGTTTACACAAAAATAATCTATTTTTTCTCTGATAACAAACGAATACTTTTAGCAATTTCAGGACTTTTATTAATCATCCTTTATTATATTGCAGTATGGATAAAAGTTGGCAGGGATCCTGAACAGGGTATTATTGTTACACACTACACCCCTCCGGGAAATATGTCTCCGGCTGTCATGAGGTATATAACGAATATGGGTTATGATGACAGAACCTTTGCATCAGCAATTATCAATATGGCAGTAAAAGGTCATCTAAAAATCTTTGACAATAATGGAGAATATACCATTCAAAAGAATGACAAAGCTGATCAATCCTTAACCCCTGAAGAAGATCTTCTAATGAAAAACCTGCTCGGCTCTCAAAAAAATCTCGAATTCAAAAAAAGCAATCACCAGAAAATAAGATCTGCAATAAATGCACTCAGAAATTATCTCAGAATAAAATTTGAGAAGATATATTTCATTACAAATGTTAGATATTTTGTTATTGGACTCTTATTGACTCTTGCATTGCTTATCGTGAATGGAATCTCAGAGTCACAGTCGAAAGATAGGCTTCCAGTTTTTCTCTTCATTATTTTCTGGCTAACTATGTGGAGCTTTGCAGTGGCTGCTTTATTGAGTGAAACACTGAAGAGTTGGAAATACGGATTTAAAAACAGGGGCAGTAATATTCTGAGAAAAGGCGGAGCTGTTTCAATAACGTTTTTTACCATACCTTTCGTTGCAGGAGAAATTTTTGGTCTTGGCATTTTATGGTTTTCAACATCTTTATCTATGATTTTATTACTTGTAATTGCCATAGGGATAAATTATCTTTTTAGCCAACTTCTCAAGGCTCCTACACTTGCTGGCCGAAAGATACTTGATGCGATTGAAGGTTTTAAAAGATTTCTCTTGGCTACAGAAAAGGACAGACTCAACATACTTAACCCGCCTGAGAAGACTCCGGCTTTATTCGAAAAATATCTGCCCTATGCACTTGCCCTCAATATAGAACAGGAATGGGCAGAAAAGTTCGCCGACGTTCTCTCGTCTTCTTCAGAGGTAACAACTAAAAGAGTATATTCTCCTTCATGGTATTACGGTAATATCTCAGGTCTGTCAGCAGACAGATTAACTTCTTTTGGAAATTCCCTGTCAGATGCGATATCGTCATCATCAACCCCTCCAGGTTCACGTTCTGGTGGAGGTAGCGGCGGTGGCGGTTCATCAGGAGGTGGTGGGGGTGGTGGAGGTGGTGGAGGCTGGTGA
- a CDS encoding sulfotransferase: MKKKKLIPKPLRIVSEWLRTMKGHQCALPDFIIAGTQKGGTASLYSYIIQHPQVIPSLKREIHYFDMYYKKGISWYRGHFPSITELRNKFFITGESTPYYMFHPHAMKRLHSLLPDIKLIILLRDPVKRAISHYFHEVRRNREPLSMEDAFRNEEERIGTEYEKILSDEYYHSQVYQHYSYKKRGIYIDQITACFEKFPSEQILVLKSEDFFLDPKNILKNVFIHLNIEPDFIPPDLSPKNVGNYTEEVPDHIIDYLKGYFAPYNKRLYAYLKRDFRW; the protein is encoded by the coding sequence ATGAAGAAGAAAAAACTCATTCCTAAACCTTTAAGGATAGTGTCTGAATGGCTGAGAACCATGAAAGGCCATCAATGTGCACTTCCTGATTTTATAATTGCAGGGACTCAAAAAGGCGGAACAGCATCTCTTTACTCATATATTATTCAACATCCACAGGTAATTCCATCTCTAAAAAGAGAAATACATTATTTTGATATGTATTATAAGAAAGGTATCTCATGGTATAGAGGTCATTTTCCTTCTATTACTGAATTAAGAAATAAATTTTTCATAACTGGTGAATCCACACCATATTATATGTTCCATCCTCATGCTATGAAGAGATTGCACAGTCTACTGCCTGATATAAAACTCATAATACTTTTGCGAGACCCTGTCAAAAGGGCCATTTCACACTATTTTCATGAAGTTAGAAGAAATAGAGAACCACTATCGATGGAGGATGCATTTAGGAATGAAGAGGAAAGGATTGGTACAGAATACGAGAAGATACTGAGTGATGAATATTATCATAGCCAGGTTTATCAGCATTATTCATATAAAAAACGTGGAATATATATTGATCAAATAACGGCCTGTTTCGAAAAATTTCCTTCTGAACAGATTCTGGTGTTGAAAAGTGAAGACTTTTTTTTAGATCCAAAAAATATATTGAAAAATGTATTTATTCATCTGAATATTGAGCCGGATTTTATCCCTCCTGATTTAAGCCCCAAAAATGTTGGGAATTATACTGAGGAGGTGCCTGATCATATAATTGACTATCTGAAAGGCTATTTTGCACCATATAATAAGAGACTGTATGCTTATCTAAAACGTGATTTCCGCTGGTGA
- a CDS encoding 3-isopropylmalate dehydrogenase, whose protein sequence is MKKMKSYNIAVIPGDGTGPEVIKEGIKVIETVSSKVGIKCNFTFYDFGGNRYLQTGETLPDGAISELKKHDAIYLGAIGHPDVKPGILEKGILLRLRFELDQYINLRPVKLYPGVDCPIKNKGPEDIDFVVVRENTEGLYAGAGGVFKKGTPDEVAIQESINTRKGVERCIRFAFEYCKKRNRQNKLTLCGKTNVLTFAFDLWERTFREVAKEYPEITTDYAHVDAVTMWFVKNPEWFDVIVTDNMFGDIITDLGAMIQGGMGIAAGGNINPQGVSMFEPIGGSAPKYTGKNVVNPLAAICAGGMMLEQIGEKKAADIIEKSVMEVTARYLKSLAAGKMGYSTTEVGDLVAKIVTESVT, encoded by the coding sequence ATGAAAAAAATGAAGTCATATAACATAGCAGTTATCCCGGGTGATGGAACAGGGCCAGAAGTTATCAAAGAAGGAATTAAGGTAATCGAGACAGTTTCTTCGAAGGTTGGAATTAAATGTAACTTCACGTTTTATGATTTTGGTGGTAACCGTTATTTGCAAACAGGTGAAACATTACCGGACGGAGCTATCAGTGAACTTAAAAAGCATGATGCTATATATCTCGGAGCAATAGGACATCCTGATGTTAAACCAGGGATACTGGAAAAAGGAATATTATTGCGGCTAAGATTTGAACTCGATCAGTATATAAATTTAAGACCTGTAAAGTTATATCCAGGGGTAGATTGTCCGATAAAGAATAAAGGACCTGAAGATATAGATTTTGTAGTTGTAAGAGAAAACACCGAAGGTTTGTATGCAGGAGCTGGTGGAGTGTTTAAAAAAGGCACTCCTGATGAAGTTGCTATACAGGAGTCAATAAACACGAGAAAAGGCGTTGAACGTTGCATTCGGTTTGCATTTGAATATTGTAAAAAGAGAAACAGGCAGAATAAGCTTACATTATGTGGTAAAACCAATGTGCTGACTTTTGCCTTTGATCTTTGGGAACGAACCTTTCGTGAAGTGGCAAAGGAGTATCCTGAAATAACGACAGACTATGCGCATGTGGATGCTGTAACCATGTGGTTTGTTAAAAATCCTGAATGGTTTGATGTTATTGTTACTGATAATATGTTCGGAGATATAATCACTGATCTGGGAGCGATGATTCAGGGTGGCATGGGAATTGCCGCAGGTGGGAATATTAACCCTCAGGGTGTCTCGATGTTCGAGCCGATTGGTGGCTCAGCACCAAAATATACAGGAAAGAACGTTGTTAATCCACTGGCTGCAATATGCGCAGGTGGTATGATGCTTGAGCAAATCGGAGAGAAGAAAGCGGCAGATATTATTGAAAAGTCTGTAATGGAGGTGACAGCCAGATATCTTAAAAGTCTTGCAGCAGGAAAGATGGGATACAGTACAACAGAAGTTGGTGATTTAGTTGCAAAGATTGTAACAGAATCTGTGACTTGA
- the leuD gene encoding 3-isopropylmalate dehydratase small subunit, protein MLIKGKVWRFGNDIDTDAIIPARYLNTSDPQELAKHVMEDSDRDFPNKVKSGDIIVAGKNFGCGSSREHAPIAIKAAGINAVIAKSFARIFYRNAFNIGLPIFESAEASEKIKEGDEIEIDADRGLIKNLTLNEEYKVNPIPPFMQELIAAGGLVEWTRRKLKMNGLI, encoded by the coding sequence ATGCTAATTAAGGGAAAAGTGTGGAGATTTGGGAATGATATTGATACTGATGCGATCATACCCGCACGCTATCTGAACACTTCTGATCCTCAGGAACTGGCAAAGCATGTTATGGAAGATTCGGACAGGGATTTTCCTAATAAGGTTAAATCAGGTGATATTATTGTTGCTGGAAAAAATTTTGGATGTGGCTCGTCGAGGGAGCATGCTCCAATTGCGATAAAAGCAGCGGGGATTAATGCAGTGATTGCAAAAAGTTTTGCGAGAATATTTTACAGAAATGCGTTTAATATTGGACTCCCAATTTTTGAATCTGCAGAAGCCTCAGAAAAGATTAAAGAGGGTGACGAAATTGAGATTGATGCTGACAGAGGGCTGATCAAAAATCTGACATTAAATGAAGAATACAAAGTAAATCCTATACCACCGTTTATGCAAGAACTGATCGCAGCAGGAGGGCTGGTTGAATGGACACGAAGAAAGTTAAAAATGAATGGTTTAATATAG